DNA from Parageobacillus thermoglucosidasius:
TTCACGCCTAATACGTAAGAGCGTTCCGCGTACATGCGCGAAAAGTAAAAGCCGCCGTCATAAAACGGAAAATGGGAACAAACGACGACATGCTCGCATGCGACCCGTTTTTTGTCGCGGGTGACGACCGTCAGCGCCGATCCTTGCTCAATGTCAGCGGCAGGAGTGTGCTCATAGATGCGCCCGCCGGCTTGGATAATGGCATTCACTAGTTTTGCCAAATATTTCAACGGATGAAATTGCGCCTGATTTTTCATCATGACAGCGCCTTTCACAGGGAGCGGAAGCGGAAGCGATTCGACGAATGTTCCGTCAATGCCAAGCTTTTCATACGCTTTCCATTCGTTTATTAACTTTGTCAGCGATGAGGATGAATCGGCGTATATATATGCGTCTTGTGCCATAAAGTCGCAGTCAATCGCTTCCTGGTTGACTGTGCTTCGAATAAAACGCAGTGCTTCCATGCACGCCGCATAGTACAGTTTTGCCTTTTCCTGGCCAAGGTGGTTGATCAGTTCATCATAAATGATATCGTGCTGGGCGGTAATTTTTGCCGTCGTATGTCCTGTCGTTCCGTTGAGAAGGCGGTCCGCTTCCAATAAAACGACGCGCACTCCGTTTTTGGCGAGCAAATAGGCGGTCGTGATTCCCGAAATTCCTCCGCCGATAATGGCGACATCAGTGCGGATATGTTCTGATAGTTTCGAAAATGACGGCAGCGCGGCAGATGTCCGCCAATACGGCTCTAGTGATAAGGGAAGAGATGGCATCTGTAACAAAAGCCTCCTTAGTTGAGTGTTAATATGTATTAGTTTTGCTCGTTTTTAGGCAAACTATCCATCTGCGTTTTCATGCGCAATCAGCAGAGGTGAAAAATGACTTAAAAAATCTGTCTATGATAAAATAAAAAAAACAGACTTGTGGGGAAGCAGCAAGCGAGAAGAGCGGTTAATGTACACGGGAGAAGGGTCGTTGATACAATGGAATTATGGCGGAATATGGACTTGTGCCTTTTAATGCGAGGGCTATGGAAAAAAGACAAATTGACGTTTTTGCATTCGTATCGCGTCACAAAAATATTGATGTCCTTTGTTCGCTTTGCGGAGATTGAGACGGAGAAGATAAAGAATTTAGAATTAGGCTCCCTGCTTCATGATATCGGAAAATTAAAGGTGAGAACAGAGATTTTGCACAAAAAAGGGAAACTTCTTGAACAGGAATACGAGGAAATGAAAAAACATCCGCAATTGGGCGCAGAGATTTTGGAGAAATATGCGCTTCCAGAAATAGTGGTCAAAATGGCGCTTTCTCATCATGAACGTTGGGATGGCAATGGATACCCATATGGATTGAAAGGAAAGGAAATTCCGCTAGAAGCAAGAATATTAGCGCTTGCCGATTCACTGGAAGCGATGACGGGAATTCGCCCGTACCGTTCTTCGCTAAGCTGGGAGGAAGCGTACGAAGAAATCGTGAAAGGAAAAGGAACACAATTTGATCCTGAGCTGGCGTCGATGTTTCTTAAATGGATGGAATATGAGCAAATTCCTGTCGAATACAGCTCGTCAGCATTGCTGGAAAACACATATTAGAGTAAGCAGATGCAGCGTAAGCCGTCTGCTTTTTTGTTTTCTGCACTTGCATGCAATCAAAATGAAAGATGGTACAATAGAAGCGAAGACGATAGTGAAACACGGCGGTGAGGCGTTAGCGGCCGCTTGGCATCCCGCCTCGATGGCGGAAGCTTTCAGCTCTTATAAGAGTGAGAGAAAAAATTCGAAAAATAATCGTTAAAGGAAGATCAGAAGTGAATAAATATTCAAATTTTCGTGAGGAAAATTCATCTGTTTGGCACGATAGTTCCATTTTGGAACATTACGGATTAAATGAATTAAATTTTGAATCGATTAAAAATTACCGGGAAAAGTTTGCAGCTGTCAAGCCAAATCATCCGTGGAACGGGTTGGAGACGAAAGAATTTTTATACAAAATCGGTGCATGGGGGAAGCTGCGGGATAGCAGCAAAGAAGGAGTTACGCTGGCAGGATTGTTGATGTTTAGTGAGGAACGCGTTATAACAGAAGTTTTGCCGCAATATTTTCTTGAATACCGTGAAAGTTTGGACGATATAGTAACGAACGGCTGGATAAAGCGGTTCACCTCTCAAGACGGCACATGGTCCGGCAATTTGTACGATTTTTATTTTAAAGTGATGTCACAGCTGCAGCAGCATGACATGGACGATTCCGTGCAAACCGCGTTGCGCGAGGCGCTTGTCAATGCCATTGTTCATGCCGATTATTTAGGGGAAGGCGGCATTATTGTGGAAAAAGAAAACGGTGTGTTTCGCTTTGCTAATCCAGGCTTATTTCGCATTCCAGTCGATGCAGCGCTTTCAGGACATATGAGCAATCTCCGCAATCCGAATTTATTTAAAATGTTTATTTTGATCGGTCTTTGCAAACGTGCCGGATTCGGGCTGAAGCATATTGTCACAACATGGAGCGGCCCGCAATGCAAGCAGCCGGAATTTATTCAGCATTCGAATCCGGAGCGAACTGTTGTGATAATATATCCGTTCGGTTTTCCAGATGAAACAGCAGCATCGTATGAAACAGATATATATCAAGATATAGAACAGCAAGAGGAGCGGGAAATGGATCTCGTGTTAACGGAAGAAGACTTAAACTCCATAAATAAATACCAAAGCTCCATAAATAACGACCAAAGCTCTATAAATAGCGAAAACAACTCCGCTAATAAAAAGGACAACTCCGTAAATAAGACGCCAATCTCCATAAATAAAGATGACAACTCCGTTAATAGCGAAGATAACTTCATAAATAAAGACCCTAACTCCGTAAATAAACATCTTAACTCCGTAAATAACGGGCTGTCTTCATCTGATTCAGATAAAGATAAAGAAAAGAGTGAAATCGATGAAAAGCTATGGAACATTGCGGAGTTAGCGAGAAAGAAAAAACGATTGCCTCCAAGTGTGATGGAAAATATCATTTTGCAGCTTTGTGCGCTAAGACCGCTGATGTTAAAGGAATTAGCGGCTCTGTTGGAGAGAACACCGGACGGATTAAGGAACAACTATTTAGGGAAACTGATAGAAGAAGGAAAAATTCGTTTAAAATATCCGGATCAGCCAAATCATCCGAAACAAGCGTATATGAAAGCAACGGAATAAAGAAGGCGCTATTCAGCGGCCTTCTTTTTTATGTCATATCAGAGTTTTTTGCGATGTGTGGCAATTGGAGCGAGAGCAGATGAGAAAATACGCCTCAAGTCTTAGAGAAAAATAACGCCTCGGCTCATTATCGAAATAGGAAACGGTTGGTAAGATGGGGGCAGAAAGGAGGGAAAACGGTGAAAAAAATCGGATTGTTGATAATCGGTGCGGTTGCGGCGGTTACGCTGTTTGCCAACCTTGGTTCTCTCGCGGTTTTCGCAGTAAGCCTTGCCATTTTGTATTATGCTTGGAAACGATGGATGAAAGCGGACACAATGATGAAAAAACTGTTATGGATAGCGGTCGGAATCATCGCTTTTGCTGCTTCCGCTTCGAATGCGCCTGCGCTCATTGCGGTTGTCGCGGCGTATGTGTTGTATGTAGTTTATCAAAAATGGAATGAAACTAAACAGATGAAACCGAAAGAAAGCGATGACCCGTTTGCTCATTTTGAAAAGCAGTGGGCAGAGTTGGAAAGAAGCTTATAAAGGAGGAAAAAAGGGATGGCCGATTTATTAACGAGAATCAAAAATATCATTATGGCTGATTTGCATGAGATGATCGATCAAAAAGAAAAGCGAAATCCGATTGCTTTATTAAATGAATATTTGAGGCAATGCGAAAAGGAAGCAGAAAAGGTTCGCCATCTGCTTGAGCGGCAGCACCTATTGAAGGCAGAACTTGAGCGCGAATACAATCAGGCGAAAGAGCTTGCGGATAAGCGAAAGCATCAAGCGCAAATCGCTTCCCAAGCAGGGGAAAATGAACTATATGAATTTGCTGTTTTGGAACAGGCAAACTATGAAGAGAGAGCAGCACGGATACAAGAGTTGCTCCGGCAAGCAGCCGACGAGTTAGAACAGTTGGAAAGAAAATACGAAGAAATGAAGCATAAATTAAAAGATATGCACATCCGCCGCATGCAGCTGATGGGACGGGAGAATGTCGCACGCGCGCATTACCGGATGGACAAAGTGCTGCAAGCAGGGTGGAGCGATGTCGCTTATCCCCGTTTTTACGAAATGGAACAATATTTAGAACGCTTGGAACAAAACGTCAAAGCCAATTACTATGCAAGCACGATTGATGCACGCATCGCGCAATTGGAGAAGAAGCTGGAAACAGAAAAGAAAAATGCCATTTCATAGCGGAACCATGGTATTCTTAAAAGGGCGTATTACATATTAGCGCCCTTTTTTCACTAGCTGTATAATGGAGATGCGGCAATCGTTCGTAAAGGAGGGAGGAAAAGAGATGCTTCGTCAGCAAAAAACAGATCGCGTCGCTTGGTTTGCCATGATCGCCATCATTCTCTTTTTGGCAGAGCTGCTATTGTTTCGACATGGGGATGTTTTCTTCCTGCTTTTCGTGATTGGCTGTATGTATATAGGGAGAAAACGGATGCCAAAGCTGTCAGGCGTTGTTCTGTTTTGGTTCGGACTCATTAGTTTCGTCATTTCATTAGCTAGCATGGCGACATTTCGCATTTTGTTGTTTTTTATTTTAGTGTATATCATTTGGCAGTACATGCAGTCGAAAAAAGCTCCTGTACAGATACAGCCAGTCATGGTCGAGCGGAAGCATGGCGAATCCTCCCTCCTTGAGCGGAAACCGCGCTGGAAAAACCACTTTTTTAACAGCCAAAAAACGCCGGAACATGTTTATGAGTGGGAAGATATTAACATTCAAAACGGGATTTCCGATGTGGTGATTGATTTAAGTTATACGGTGCTTCCGAAAGGCGAAGCCGTCATTGTCATCCGCCATTTGATTGGAACCGTGCAAATTCTTGTGCCATATGAAGTGGAAGTGCGCCTGCACCATTCGGCGATCTATGGCTCCGCCATTGTTTTTGAGCGAAAAGAAGCGAATTTGTGGAACGAAACCGTTTGCTTTCAAACAAAAGGGTATGAGGAAGCGGAGCAAAAAGTAAAAATACTCACCTCGATGATTATCGGAACAATCGAGGTGAAGCATGTATGAATGCAGTGCAGCGTTATATGGTCACAGGAATTGGCTTTTCGTTGTTCGTTTTCATCATTACTGCCGTGCCCCTATTTATCACATATCCGTTACCGAACTGGTCTTTATTATGGGAAAAGGAAATCATGGGTGTTCCGTTTCTTTTATTTATGGCAGGGACTAGCATAGCGGCTGGGGCAGTGTTTGGCATTGTGTTCGGGTTTTTTTGGCAAAAACAATGGCGTATGGTGATGGATGCGCTGCGCCAGCTTGAATATGGCCAGCCTGTTTCCTCTTTGGATCCTCCAAAGCTGAAAGAAGCGGCGGCGATGGTAGCGCACATTCAAAAAATTCAAAAGCAGATGGCAGAACAAGTGAAATTGTCGCAACGGCTCGCCAATGAAAAGGCGGAAGAGCAGGAAAAGCGGATTCAGGACATCATTTCCCAAGAGCGGCACCGGCTCGCGCGCGAGCTTCATGATTCGGTCAGCCAGCAGCTGTTTGCCGCCTCGATGCTTATTTCCGCCATCAATGAAACAAAAACGTTTTCCGATGAGCGCGAGGAAAAGCAGTTTCGTTTAATTGAAGAAATGATTCACCAATCACAATTGGAAATGCGGGCGTTATTGCTTCACCTTCGCCCGGTCGCCCTCAAAGGCAAATCGCTTAAAGAAGGAATTCAAGAGTTATTGATGGAACTAAGGCAAAAAGTGCCGCTGCATATTGAGTGGAAAGTGGAAGACATTCCGCTTGATAAAGGGGTGGAAGACCATTTATTTCGCATCTTGCAAGAGTCGATTTCCAATACGCTTCGTCATGCAAAGGCGACAAAATTGGAAGTATTGCTAGTGAAACGGGACCAACTCGTCATTTTGCGCGTATCGGATGATGGCGTTGGTTTTCATGTCGACCAAGTGAAAGCAGGGTCGTACGGTTTACAAAATATGCATGAGCGCGCGTTGGAGATCGGCGGAACGCTGCAAATCGTCAGTGTGCCGAATCAAGGAACGCGGTTAGAGGTGAAAGTGCCGATGATAGAGGAGGGAGGAAAATCATGATCCGTGTCTTATTGGCCGATGATCATGAAATGGTGAGAATCGGTGTTTCGGCGTTTTTGGCGTCACAGCCGGATATGGAAGTGGTGGGAGAAGCCGATAGCGGCAAACGCGCTGTAGAGCTGGCGCTTGAGCTGCGCCCGGATATTATTTTAATGGATTTAGTGATGCCGGAGATGGACGGAATTGAAGCGACAAAACAGATTATCGCCCAGTGGCCGGAAGCGAAAATTATCGTTGTAACGAGCTTTTTAGATGACGAGAAAGTGTATCCGGCTCTGGAAGCCGGGGCAACAAGCTATATGCTCAAGACATCGAAAGCGAACGAAATTGCCAACGCGATCCGTGCCACATTTTACGGCCAATCCGTGTTGGAACCGGAAGTGACGAATAAAGTAATGGCAAAAATGAAACAAAAGAAAGAACTCCTTCCTCACGAAGAATTGACAAACCGGGAGATGGAAGTGCTTTTGTTAATGGCGCAGGGCAAAACGAATCAAGAAATCGCTGATGAGCTGTTTATTGCGGTGAAAACAGTGAAAGTCCACGTCAGCAACATCTTAAGCAAATTAGGAGTGCAAGACCGGACACAAGCGGTAATTTATGCATTTAAGCATTCATTAGTCAAATAGCTTAAATGAGGTTTTAGACATTTGCCAAAACCTAATTTGCCATCGTCTACGCAGGTTGCCTTAAGGCAACCTCTTGTTATATATTGGCGTTGCAAGACGCGTCATGCGAAGAAGAATTTAAGCTTACGCTTGAAAAACACTGCTGCTGGGAGGACAGGATATAGGTTAAGAAAGAAAAAATCAACAAATTTTTTGTGAATATTTTATGAATACATTGCTCAACATTTCACAAATTAGACAAACTAAAATCTTCGTTAGCTATTTATAATAAGGGATGTATAGATGGGAATATTTCCATCTTCTATTTTTTAACATCATTTGTGAAACATTTCACAATCAGGAGGGAGAATGCGTATGGCTGTGGAGGAGAGAGTCGTCGATAAAAAAATCGAAGTAGCAAAAATGATTGATGAGCTTGTCGCTAATGCACAGAAAGCGTTGGAACAAATTCGCGCTTACGATCAAGAAACGATCGATCATATCGTGAAAGAAATGGCGTTAGCCGGGCTCGACAAGCATATGGCATTAGCCAAGCTTGCAGTAGAAGAAACAAAACGCGGTGTATATGAAGATAAAATCATAAAAAACCTTTTTGCGACAGAATATATATACCACAATATTAAGTATGATAAAACAGTCGGGATTATTCATGAAAATCCGCATGAAGAAATTATCGAAATTGCTGAGCCTGTTGGTGTTATTGCTGGGATTACGCCAGTGACAAACCCGACATCGACAACGATGTTTAAAGCGTTAATCTCGATAAAAACACGCAACCCGATTATTTTCGCTTTCCATCCATCGGCGCAACGATGCAGCAGCGAAGCGGCAAGAGTGCTGCGCGATGCGGCGGTCCGGGCAGGGGCTCCAGAACATTGCATTCAATGGATTGAAACTCCTTCGCTTGATGCAACCAATCAGCTTATGCACCATCCTGGCGTTTCTCTCATTTTGGCAACTGGTGGCGCCGGCATGGTGAAAGCAGCGTACAGCTCTGGAAAACCAGCTTTGGGCGTCGGACCTGGCAATGTGCCTTGCTATATTGAAAAAACGGCAAACATAAAACGGGCGGTAAATGACTTAATTTTATCGAAAACGTTTGATAACGGCATGATTTGCGCTTCTGAACAAGCAGTCATTATTGATAAAGAAATTTATGAACAAGTAAAGAAAGAAATGATAGAAAACCATTGTTATTTCTTAAATGAAGAAGAAAAGAAAAAAGTAGAAAAACTCGTTATCAATGAAAATACATGCGCCGTCAACCCGGATATCGTCGGAAAGCCAGCTTATGAAATTGCGAAAATGGCCGGCATCGCTGTGCCGGAAGACACAAAAATTCTTGTTGCTGAGTTAAAAGGGGTCGGGCCAAAATATCCGTTGTCTCGGGAAAAATTAAGCCCTGTCCTTGCTTGCTATAAAGTTAACAGCACGGAAGAAGGATTTAAGCGCTGTGAAGAAATGCTGGAATTTGGCGGCTTGGGACATTCGGCTGTCATCCATTCCGATAATCAAAACGTGGTTACCGAATTTGGCAAACGGATGAAAGCGGGACGGATTATCGTTAATGCGCCATCTTCGCAAGGAGCAATCGGCGATATTTACAATGCGTACATTCCGTCATTAACGCTGGGATGCGGCACATTTGGCGGAAACTCTGTTTCGACAAACGTCAGTGCGATTCATCTTATCAATATAAAAAGAATGGCAAAAAGGACGGTAAATATGCAATGGTTTAAAGTGCCGCCGAAAATTTATTTCGAAAAAAATGCTGTACAATACTTAGCGAAAATGCCGGATATTTCCAGAGCTTTTATCGTCACCGACCCGGGAATGGTCAAGCTCGGATATGTCGATAAAGTGCTGTATTACTTGCGCAGACGCCCGGATTATGTGCATAGTGAAATTTTCTCCGAAGTAGAGCCAGATCCTTCAATTGAGACGGTAATGAAAGGTGTCGATATGATGAGAAGTTTCGAGCCGGATGTGATTATCGCGCTTGGAGGCGGCTCGCCAATGGATGCGGCAAAAGCGATGTGGCTCTTTTACGAGCATCCGACAGCGGATTTCAACGCATTAAAACAAAAATTTTTAGATATTCGAAAACGCGTTTATAAATATCCAAAACTGGGCCAAAAAGCGAAATTTGTCGCCATTCCGACGACATCAGGAACAGGATCGGAAGTAACGTCCTTTGCCGTCATTACCGATAAAAAAACGAATATAAAATATCCGTTGGCAGATTATGAATTGACACCGGACGTCGCGATTGTGGATCCGCAATTTGTCATGACCGTGCCAAAACATGTCACCGCCGATACGGGAATGGATGTATTGACACATGCGATCGAAGCGTATGTCTCCAATATGGCAAATGATTATACCGATGGTCTTGCCATGAAAGCAATCCAACTCGTATTTGAATATTTGCCGCGGGCATATCAAAACGGAGCGGATGAGCTTGCCCGGGAGAAAATGCATAACGCCTCTACGATTGCGGGAATGGCATTTGCCAACGCGTTTTTAGGCATTAACCATAGTTTGGCTCATAAACTTGGCGCGGAATTCCATATTCCGCATGGGCGCGCGAATACCATTTTGATGCCGCATGTCATTCGCTATAACGCAGCGAAACCGAAAAAATTTACCGCATTTCCGAAATACGAATATTTCAAAGCGGACCAGCGCTATGCAGAAATTGCGAGAATGCTCGGCTTGCCGGCCCGCACAACGGAAGAAGGGGTCGAAAGCCTCGTTCAGGCGATCATTAAGCTGGCAAAACAGTTGGATATGCCGCTGAGCATTGAAGCATGCGGCGTCAGCAAACAAGAATTTGAAAGCAAAGTTGAAAAATTAGCCGAATTGGCTTTCGAAGACCAATGTACTACTGCTAACCCGAAACTCCCGCTTGTTAGCGATTTAGTTCATATTTATCGCCAAGCGTTTAAAGGAGTTTAAAAATAAAAACCACTCCCCCAAAGAAAGAGGATGGCTCACCTGCTGCTCATGAGCACAGCGAGCCATCCTTTTTCCATGTGTAAAAAACTTTCATCTGAGAAAAGAGATTATTACGCAAGAGATACTGTATCTTCTGTTCCGTTAAGAATTCGCTGTGCCATTTGTACGCTTTCTTCCGAAGGAGGCTCGATTCCTTCCAAAGGGTATTTTAATCCAAGCGCTTTCCATTTGTATACTCCTAATTTATGGTATGGGAGAATTTCAATTTTTTTCACATTCTTTAATGTGCGAATAAAAGCGGCGAGACGGCGCAAGTCATTCGGGTCGTCTGTGATGGTTGGAACGAGAACATGCCGGATCCAAACAGGAACGTTTTTTTCGGATAAAAACTGAGCAAATTGTAAAATATGTTTATTGGTTTTTCCTGTCAGTTTCCGGTGTTTTTTCTCATCGATATGTTTTAAATCAAGCAAAATTAAATCGGTATAGGAAAGTAATTCATTTAATTTTTGCTGGAACGATGCTTCCGTCGTGTAGCATCCTCCCGATGAATCGATCGCGGTATGAATGCCCAGTTTTTTGCATGCTTTAAATAATTCAATTAAAAAATCGATTTGTAACAAAGGCTCTCCGCCGCTGACGGTAATTCCGCCATTGGAAGCGTTGATAAACGGCAAGTATGTTTTCACGTCATCGATGATTTCTTCCACAGTCATTTCTTTTCCTTTTCCAATTTCCCACGTATCGGCGTTATGGCAATATTGGCAGCGCAGCACACAGCCTTGTGTAAAGATGACATAGCGAAGGCCCGGCCCGTCGACGGTGCCGCATGATTCGATGGAATGAATAAATCCTTTCATACGCCTGTTCTCCTTCCTAAGAGAAATATACCCCCCTCTTAAGAAGGAGGGGGGAGATTATTACATCGTTTCGTGGAACGTGCGGTTAATGACATCGATTTGTTGTTCGCGCGTTAATTTTATGAAGTTGACGGCATATCCAGAAACGCGAATCGTTAATTGCGGATATTTTTCTGGATGTTCCATCGCATCTAACAATGTTTCGCGGTTCAACACGTTAATGTTGAGATGATGCCCGCCTTTTTCCATGTATCCGTCTAAAACGGCGACAAGGTTGCGGACACGGTCTCCTTCCTCTTTTCCTAACGCTTTCGGCACGATCGAGAACGTATTCGAAATGCCATCTAATGCATGTTCATATGGTAATTTCGCGACAGAGCTTAGCGAAGCGAGCGCTCCTTTCGTGTCACGGCCGTGCAACGGGTTTGCTCCTGGGGCAAACGGTTCGCCAGCGCGGCGGCCATCTGGTGTATTTCCGGTCTTTTTCCCGTATACAACGTTAGACGTAATTGTTAAAATAGATAGCGTATGTTTCGAATCGCGATATGTTTTATGTTTTTTCAATTTCGTCATAAAACGTTCGACTAAATCAACGGCAATTTGGTCGACGCGATCATCGTTATTTCCGTATTTCGGGAAGTCGCCTTCCATTTCAAAATCAACAGCAATGCCGTTTTCATCGCGGATCGGTTTGACTTTTGCATATTTGATCGCGCTTAACGAATCGACGACAACTGACAATCCGGCAATGCCAGTGGCCATTGTGCGTAAAACGTGAGTATCGTGAAGCGCCATTTCAATGCGTTCATAACAATATTTGTCGTGCATGTAATGGATGACATTCAGTGTGTTAATATAAAGTTCGGCAAGCCATTCAAGCACTTGATCGAATTTATGCATCACTTCATCATAATTTAAATATTCGGAGGTAATCGGCGCAAATTCAGGGCCAACTTGGATTTTCAATTTTTCATCGACGCCGCCGTTAATCGCATATAACAATGCTTTGGCGAGGTTGGCGCGCGCTCCGAAAAATTGCATTTGTTTGCCGATTCGCATCGCTGATACGCAGCAAGCAATTCCGTAATCATCGCCAAATTCGACGCG
Protein-coding regions in this window:
- a CDS encoding FAD-dependent oxidoreductase; the protein is MPSLPLSLEPYWRTSAALPSFSKLSEHIRTDVAIIGGGISGITTAYLLAKNGVRVVLLEADRLLNGTTGHTTAKITAQHDIIYDELINHLGQEKAKLYYAACMEALRFIRSTVNQEAIDCDFMAQDAYIYADSSSSLTKLINEWKAYEKLGIDGTFVESLPLPLPVKGAVMMKNQAQFHPLKYLAKLVNAIIQAGGRIYEHTPAADIEQGSALTVVTRDKKRVACEHVVVCSHFPFYDGGFYFSRMYAERSYVLGVKIAEAYPGGMYLSADQPKRSIRYAPMNGENLILIGGENHKTGQGVPTMKHYESLQSFASELFTVTDIPYRWSAQDLTTLDKVPYIGTMTAGTPNIFVATGYRKWGMTHGTIAGLLISDLILGRDNRYRDLYTPSRFYADPSVKHFLTQNVDVAKHLVEGKIEVVVRKPEDLANGEGAVVTVNGKRAGAYKDESGTLSIVDTTCTHMGCELEWNSGDRTWDCPCHGSRFSVDGNVVEGPAQQPLNKIGGDLS
- a CDS encoding HD-GYP domain-containing protein, translated to MELWRNMDLCLLMRGLWKKDKLTFLHSYRVTKILMSFVRFAEIETEKIKNLELGSLLHDIGKLKVRTEILHKKGKLLEQEYEEMKKHPQLGAEILEKYALPEIVVKMALSHHERWDGNGYPYGLKGKEIPLEARILALADSLEAMTGIRPYRSSLSWEEAYEEIVKGKGTQFDPELASMFLKWMEYEQIPVEYSSSALLENTY
- a CDS encoding ATP-binding protein; amino-acid sequence: MNKYSNFREENSSVWHDSSILEHYGLNELNFESIKNYREKFAAVKPNHPWNGLETKEFLYKIGAWGKLRDSSKEGVTLAGLLMFSEERVITEVLPQYFLEYRESLDDIVTNGWIKRFTSQDGTWSGNLYDFYFKVMSQLQQHDMDDSVQTALREALVNAIVHADYLGEGGIIVEKENGVFRFANPGLFRIPVDAALSGHMSNLRNPNLFKMFILIGLCKRAGFGLKHIVTTWSGPQCKQPEFIQHSNPERTVVIIYPFGFPDETAASYETDIYQDIEQQEEREMDLVLTEEDLNSINKYQSSINNDQSSINSENNSANKKDNSVNKTPISINKDDNSVNSEDNFINKDPNSVNKHLNSVNNGLSSSDSDKDKEKSEIDEKLWNIAELARKKKRLPPSVMENIILQLCALRPLMLKELAALLERTPDGLRNNYLGKLIEEGKIRLKYPDQPNHPKQAYMKATE
- a CDS encoding PspA/IM30 family protein yields the protein MADLLTRIKNIIMADLHEMIDQKEKRNPIALLNEYLRQCEKEAEKVRHLLERQHLLKAELEREYNQAKELADKRKHQAQIASQAGENELYEFAVLEQANYEERAARIQELLRQAADELEQLERKYEEMKHKLKDMHIRRMQLMGRENVARAHYRMDKVLQAGWSDVAYPRFYEMEQYLERLEQNVKANYYASTIDARIAQLEKKLETEKKNAIS
- the liaF gene encoding cell wall-active antibiotics response protein LiaF, encoding MLRQQKTDRVAWFAMIAIILFLAELLLFRHGDVFFLLFVIGCMYIGRKRMPKLSGVVLFWFGLISFVISLASMATFRILLFFILVYIIWQYMQSKKAPVQIQPVMVERKHGESSLLERKPRWKNHFFNSQKTPEHVYEWEDINIQNGISDVVIDLSYTVLPKGEAVIVIRHLIGTVQILVPYEVEVRLHHSAIYGSAIVFERKEANLWNETVCFQTKGYEEAEQKVKILTSMIIGTIEVKHV
- a CDS encoding sensor histidine kinase; translated protein: MNAVQRYMVTGIGFSLFVFIITAVPLFITYPLPNWSLLWEKEIMGVPFLLFMAGTSIAAGAVFGIVFGFFWQKQWRMVMDALRQLEYGQPVSSLDPPKLKEAAAMVAHIQKIQKQMAEQVKLSQRLANEKAEEQEKRIQDIISQERHRLARELHDSVSQQLFAASMLISAINETKTFSDEREEKQFRLIEEMIHQSQLEMRALLLHLRPVALKGKSLKEGIQELLMELRQKVPLHIEWKVEDIPLDKGVEDHLFRILQESISNTLRHAKATKLEVLLVKRDQLVILRVSDDGVGFHVDQVKAGSYGLQNMHERALEIGGTLQIVSVPNQGTRLEVKVPMIEEGGKS
- a CDS encoding response regulator transcription factor; the protein is MIRVLLADDHEMVRIGVSAFLASQPDMEVVGEADSGKRAVELALELRPDIILMDLVMPEMDGIEATKQIIAQWPEAKIIVVTSFLDDEKVYPALEAGATSYMLKTSKANEIANAIRATFYGQSVLEPEVTNKVMAKMKQKKELLPHEELTNREMEVLLLMAQGKTNQEIADELFIAVKTVKVHVSNILSKLGVQDRTQAVIYAFKHSLVK
- the adhE gene encoding bifunctional acetaldehyde-CoA/alcohol dehydrogenase, which translates into the protein MAVEERVVDKKIEVAKMIDELVANAQKALEQIRAYDQETIDHIVKEMALAGLDKHMALAKLAVEETKRGVYEDKIIKNLFATEYIYHNIKYDKTVGIIHENPHEEIIEIAEPVGVIAGITPVTNPTSTTMFKALISIKTRNPIIFAFHPSAQRCSSEAARVLRDAAVRAGAPEHCIQWIETPSLDATNQLMHHPGVSLILATGGAGMVKAAYSSGKPALGVGPGNVPCYIEKTANIKRAVNDLILSKTFDNGMICASEQAVIIDKEIYEQVKKEMIENHCYFLNEEEKKKVEKLVINENTCAVNPDIVGKPAYEIAKMAGIAVPEDTKILVAELKGVGPKYPLSREKLSPVLACYKVNSTEEGFKRCEEMLEFGGLGHSAVIHSDNQNVVTEFGKRMKAGRIIVNAPSSQGAIGDIYNAYIPSLTLGCGTFGGNSVSTNVSAIHLINIKRMAKRTVNMQWFKVPPKIYFEKNAVQYLAKMPDISRAFIVTDPGMVKLGYVDKVLYYLRRRPDYVHSEIFSEVEPDPSIETVMKGVDMMRSFEPDVIIALGGGSPMDAAKAMWLFYEHPTADFNALKQKFLDIRKRVYKYPKLGQKAKFVAIPTTSGTGSEVTSFAVITDKKTNIKYPLADYELTPDVAIVDPQFVMTVPKHVTADTGMDVLTHAIEAYVSNMANDYTDGLAMKAIQLVFEYLPRAYQNGADELAREKMHNASTIAGMAFANAFLGINHSLAHKLGAEFHIPHGRANTILMPHVIRYNAAKPKKFTAFPKYEYFKADQRYAEIARMLGLPARTTEEGVESLVQAIIKLAKQLDMPLSIEACGVSKQEFESKVEKLAELAFEDQCTTANPKLPLVSDLVHIYRQAFKGV
- the pflA gene encoding pyruvate formate-lyase-activating protein, with protein sequence MKGFIHSIESCGTVDGPGLRYVIFTQGCVLRCQYCHNADTWEIGKGKEMTVEEIIDDVKTYLPFINASNGGITVSGGEPLLQIDFLIELFKACKKLGIHTAIDSSGGCYTTEASFQQKLNELLSYTDLILLDLKHIDEKKHRKLTGKTNKHILQFAQFLSEKNVPVWIRHVLVPTITDDPNDLRRLAAFIRTLKNVKKIEILPYHKLGVYKWKALGLKYPLEGIEPPSEESVQMAQRILNGTEDTVSLA